In Liquorilactobacillus nagelii DSM 13675, the following proteins share a genomic window:
- a CDS encoding 2-isopropylmalate synthase — MTKQIQFFDTTLRDGEQTIGVNFSIQDKIMLAQKISDWGADVIEAGFPVASENDFKAVRQIGQTITNCNIIGLARCVKKDIDAVIRALADAPNGQIHVFIATSPIHREAKLHMDQAAVIKTITECVSYARQSFEHVEFSPEDATRTEWDFLVKAIRTAIKAGADVINIPDTTGYTNPDEFGALFDYLKKNIPEFDRVTFSVHCHNDLGMATANALAAIRHGATRIEGTINGIGERAGNTALEEVAAAMYVRKDFYQAENHVNLKKTFEIAQMVSEKSKMPIPHNKPITGANVFAHESGIHQDGFLKNHATYEILTPQSVGIAHSSIPLGKLSGSHAVATKLAQLGYQVSTADMREIFPIFKQVADNQAIVSNDDLRQIMQQFEKVGQMN; from the coding sequence ATGACAAAACAAATTCAATTTTTCGATACAACATTACGCGATGGTGAGCAAACAATTGGTGTCAATTTTTCAATTCAGGACAAAATCATGCTGGCCCAAAAGATTTCTGATTGGGGAGCTGATGTAATTGAAGCTGGATTCCCTGTTGCCTCTGAAAATGATTTTAAAGCGGTTCGTCAAATCGGACAAACCATTACTAACTGTAACATTATTGGTTTAGCAAGATGTGTCAAAAAAGACATTGATGCTGTAATTCGGGCTTTAGCTGATGCACCAAATGGTCAAATTCATGTTTTCATTGCAACGAGTCCAATTCATCGGGAAGCAAAATTGCATATGGATCAAGCTGCTGTTATTAAGACAATTACCGAATGCGTCAGTTATGCGCGACAATCGTTTGAACATGTTGAATTTTCACCAGAAGATGCCACCCGAACAGAATGGGATTTTTTGGTCAAAGCGATCCGAACTGCCATTAAAGCTGGAGCTGATGTAATCAATATTCCTGATACAACTGGTTATACTAATCCTGATGAATTTGGAGCTTTATTTGATTATTTGAAGAAAAATATCCCAGAATTTGATCGAGTCACATTTTCAGTTCATTGTCACAATGATTTAGGAATGGCTACTGCAAATGCCTTAGCTGCCATTAGACATGGGGCTACCAGAATTGAAGGAACAATTAATGGGATTGGTGAGCGAGCTGGCAACACCGCTTTGGAAGAAGTTGCGGCTGCCATGTATGTCAGAAAAGATTTTTATCAAGCTGAAAACCACGTAAACCTGAAAAAAACTTTTGAAATTGCCCAAATGGTGAGTGAAAAATCAAAAATGCCAATACCGCACAACAAACCAATTACTGGTGCCAATGTCTTTGCGCATGAATCAGGCATTCATCAAGATGGTTTCTTGAAAAATCATGCAACTTATGAAATTTTAACCCCGCAAAGTGTTGGAATTGCCCATTCTTCGATTCCTTTAGGAAAACTGTCTGGCTCGCATGCCGTCGCAACAAAATTGGCTCAATTAGGTTATCAAGTTTCAACAGCTGATATGCGGGAAATTTTCCCGATTTTCAAACAAGTAGCAGACAATCAAGCAATCGTCTCTAATGATGATTTGCGACAAATTATGCAACAATTCGAAAAAGTAGGTCAAATGAATTAA
- a CDS encoding HoxN/HupN/NixA family nickel/cobalt transporter has translation MKRKLTTAARHYYLLVFLLQLVAFSWLFFAAKQQPAIWGLGLIAYTLGLRHAFDADHIAAIDNTVRKLVNQRQEAAGTGFFFSLGHSTVVFLLVIIVNCSMKLFKHNLPFLQDVGNRIGGLVSGSFLLLLAFANLVILINLYQTAKKSAVNSETDPKLNQLLAKRGFLTRFLMPLLNLVKKSWQMYPIGFLFGLGFDTATEIALLAIAASSNQTLIGWNNLVFPLMFAAGMNLMDTTDSIMITSAYRWAFSSPSRKVYYNLTVTLVSVIAAFLIGSIELMQVAISFIKQGDLKFSWLANLNLNQLGIDLSFCLLAIWFLTYLNWQHHNAKSSF, from the coding sequence TTGAAAAGGAAATTAACTACAGCAGCACGTCACTATTATCTTTTGGTTTTTTTACTGCAACTTGTGGCTTTCAGTTGGCTATTCTTTGCTGCTAAGCAGCAACCAGCTATCTGGGGGCTAGGGTTAATCGCCTATACTTTAGGACTACGCCATGCTTTTGATGCTGACCACATCGCCGCAATTGACAATACAGTTCGCAAATTAGTCAACCAACGACAAGAGGCCGCTGGAACCGGCTTTTTCTTTTCTCTAGGTCATTCAACCGTTGTTTTCTTACTAGTTATAATTGTTAATTGCTCCATGAAATTATTTAAGCATAATCTACCATTTTTGCAAGACGTTGGGAATCGAATTGGTGGGCTTGTTTCTGGCAGCTTTCTTTTGTTGCTGGCGTTCGCTAACCTGGTAATTTTAATCAATTTGTATCAAACTGCCAAGAAATCAGCGGTTAACTCGGAAACAGATCCAAAATTAAACCAGTTATTAGCTAAACGCGGTTTTTTGACACGTTTTTTAATGCCCTTATTAAATTTAGTGAAAAAAAGTTGGCAAATGTATCCAATTGGTTTTTTGTTTGGCTTGGGATTTGATACGGCAACTGAAATCGCTTTGTTAGCGATCGCTGCTAGCAGTAATCAAACGCTAATTGGTTGGAACAACCTAGTTTTCCCATTAATGTTTGCAGCCGGGATGAATTTAATGGATACAACTGATTCGATAATGATCACGAGTGCTTATCGCTGGGCTTTTTCAAGTCCTAGTCGAAAGGTTTATTATAATTTAACCGTTACTTTGGTTTCGGTTATTGCTGCTTTTTTAATTGGCAGTATTGAATTAATGCAAGTTGCGATTAGCTTTATTAAACAGGGAGATTTAAAATTCAGTTGGCTTGCTAATTTAAATCTTAATCAGTTAGGAATTGACTTAAGCTTTTGTTTGTTAGCGATTTGGTTCTTGACTTATCTTAATTGGCAACACCACAATGCCAAGTCAAGTTTTTAG
- a CDS encoding MIP/aquaporin family protein, whose translation MHYSLLVRCLAEFIGTAVMVALGNGSVANVELKGTKGFHGGWVLIGFGYGIGVMIPAMMFATVSGAQINPAMTLALAATGNFPWSEVLPYIIAQLLGAIVGQLLIVLAYKPYYDETTNPESILGTFATIDAANSWVNGFINEFIGTFLLVLGALCITADKVDSRADFIGLGFLVMCLVVSFGGPTGPALNPARDLGPRLLHAIWPFKFKGSSQFNYSWVPVMAPIVGAVAAAVLYQGVF comes from the coding sequence ATGCATTATTCGTTATTAGTTCGTTGTTTAGCAGAATTTATTGGAACTGCTGTGATGGTTGCTTTGGGCAATGGTTCAGTTGCCAATGTTGAATTAAAAGGTACTAAAGGTTTTCATGGTGGTTGGGTCTTAATTGGTTTTGGTTACGGAATTGGTGTCATGATTCCGGCAATGATGTTTGCCACTGTTTCAGGTGCACAGATTAATCCGGCCATGACTTTGGCTTTGGCAGCTACTGGTAATTTCCCGTGGAGTGAAGTTTTGCCATACATTATTGCACAGTTATTAGGTGCAATTGTCGGCCAATTATTAATTGTTTTAGCTTATAAACCATATTATGATGAAACAACTAATCCCGAGAGTATTTTAGGCACTTTTGCCACGATTGACGCTGCTAACAGTTGGGTTAACGGTTTTATCAATGAATTTATTGGAACATTTTTATTAGTGTTGGGAGCGTTATGTATTACAGCTGACAAAGTTGATTCACGAGCTGACTTTATCGGTTTAGGCTTTTTAGTGATGTGTCTTGTCGTTTCTTTCGGTGGACCAACTGGACCAGCTTTAAATCCAGCTCGTGATCTTGGTCCTAGATTGTTACACGCAATTTGGCCTTTTAAATTCAAGGGCAGCTCACAATTTAACTACAGCTGGGTTCCAGTTATGGCTCCGATTGTTGGTGCGGTTGCTGCAGCAGTACTTTATCAAGGTGTTTTTTAG
- the larE gene encoding ATP-dependent sacrificial sulfur transferase LarE translates to METLNNKEQKLQTVLAKYDRVVVGFSGGIDSTLVLNEAVKVLGKENVLAVVADSELFSEEEYAKAIDLAANLEVNVKGIQLDYLAEKHIKNNTPESWYYMKQIFYRQLNRVAAKFNADAVLDGMIMDDQADFRPGLRARDQAGAISVLQVAGLYKTDVRELAQKQGLNNWNKVASCSVSSRFPYYTELTSEKLQQVMAAEAYLRQAGFGTVRVRVHDKLARIEVPVARINDLVNQKDQITTKLESLGYEFVTVDLQGFVSGRMNQDLSTAEKEKVLVG, encoded by the coding sequence ATGGAAACATTAAATAATAAAGAACAGAAATTACAAACAGTTTTAGCAAAATATGATCGAGTAGTGGTTGGATTTTCAGGTGGAATTGATTCAACTTTAGTTTTAAATGAAGCTGTCAAAGTTTTGGGCAAGGAGAACGTTTTGGCAGTTGTGGCCGACTCAGAATTATTCAGTGAAGAAGAGTACGCTAAAGCTATTGACTTAGCCGCTAATTTAGAAGTGAATGTCAAAGGAATTCAACTTGATTATTTGGCCGAAAAACATATTAAAAATAATACACCGGAATCATGGTATTACATGAAACAGATTTTTTATCGTCAACTGAATCGAGTAGCTGCAAAGTTTAATGCTGATGCTGTTTTAGATGGCATGATTATGGACGATCAAGCTGATTTTCGTCCTGGATTGCGTGCCCGGGATCAGGCTGGGGCAATTTCAGTTTTGCAGGTTGCCGGACTTTATAAAACAGATGTCCGTGAATTAGCTCAAAAACAAGGATTAAATAATTGGAACAAAGTAGCTTCTTGTTCTGTATCTTCGCGCTTCCCATATTACACTGAATTGACCAGTGAAAAATTACAACAAGTAATGGCAGCTGAAGCTTATTTGCGTCAGGCTGGTTTTGGAACGGTTCGGGTTCGGGTACATGATAAATTGGCCCGAATTGAAGTTCCCGTAGCACGAATCAATGACTTGGTTAATCAAAAAGATCAAATTACCACAAAATTAGAATCACTCGGTTATGAATTTGTCACAGTTGATTTGCAAGGCTTTGTCAGTGGACGGATGAACCAAGATCTTTCTACTGCTGAGAAAGAAAAAGTATTAGTGGGGTAA
- the larC gene encoding nickel pincer cofactor biosynthesis protein LarC, whose protein sequence is MRTLVLDAFSGISGDMFLGALFDLGLSKKAFENELAKLQITGYQVQIKKASHSSIYGTNFDVILADHQVKDNGITEHGHHHGRSFATIKQLIEASELSNSIKRRALKLFQAIAQAEAHVHQQKIDEVHFHEVGALDSIVDLVGAAIALDLMKIDQIIVNNLADGTGTIKIAHGIVPVPVPAVIQLRVGTKIPVQIRSEVKTELITPTGMALVKCLANEFNVNPAGVLEQTGYGFGNREIGSLNALRASIYSTLLSNQSVNQEHDQVMLIETNLDDVTGEQLADGIAGLIERGAKDAWSEPIMMKKGRPAYKLCLLADPAQRQILVKYLFAKTPAIGVRYQLLKREIMQRKVKLVKTSYGKIHVKQLTYGEVTKLSLEHQELAKLAALNQRPLVDLKTEILAELRQIKQKKGI, encoded by the coding sequence ATGAGAACATTAGTATTGGATGCTTTTTCCGGTATCAGTGGTGATATGTTTTTAGGAGCTCTTTTTGACCTCGGACTTTCAAAAAAGGCATTTGAAAATGAGTTGGCTAAATTACAAATCACTGGGTATCAAGTTCAGATTAAAAAAGCCAGTCATTCAAGTATTTATGGAACTAATTTTGATGTCATTTTAGCAGACCATCAAGTTAAGGATAATGGGATTACTGAGCACGGTCACCATCATGGGCGCAGTTTTGCAACTATTAAGCAATTAATTGAAGCCAGTGAATTGAGTAATTCAATTAAACGACGAGCACTTAAACTATTTCAAGCGATTGCCCAAGCAGAAGCTCATGTTCATCAACAAAAAATTGATGAAGTTCATTTTCACGAAGTAGGTGCCCTAGATTCAATTGTTGATTTGGTTGGAGCAGCAATTGCGCTTGATTTAATGAAGATTGATCAGATTATTGTTAATAATTTAGCAGATGGAACAGGAACAATTAAGATTGCTCACGGTATCGTACCTGTGCCCGTACCAGCTGTCATTCAACTTAGAGTTGGGACCAAAATACCAGTTCAAATCCGTTCTGAAGTCAAAACTGAGTTGATAACACCAACTGGAATGGCTTTAGTTAAGTGTTTAGCCAATGAATTTAATGTTAATCCAGCTGGTGTTTTAGAACAAACTGGTTATGGTTTCGGTAACCGTGAAATTGGCAGTTTAAATGCCTTACGTGCTAGCATTTATAGCACTTTGCTTAGTAACCAAAGTGTCAACCAAGAACACGATCAAGTTATGCTAATTGAAACTAATTTAGACGATGTAACCGGTGAACAGTTAGCAGATGGAATTGCCGGTTTAATCGAGCGAGGCGCCAAGGATGCTTGGAGCGAACCGATCATGATGAAAAAAGGACGACCAGCTTATAAACTCTGCTTACTAGCCGACCCAGCTCAACGCCAAATCTTAGTTAAGTATTTATTCGCGAAAACACCGGCAATTGGTGTCCGATATCAACTGTTGAAACGTGAAATTATGCAGCGAAAAGTTAAGTTAGTAAAGACCTCTTATGGAAAAATACACGTTAAACAACTAACGTATGGTGAGGTTACTAAATTATCACTTGAGCATCAAGAACTAGCCAAATTAGCTGCTTTAAATCAGCGACCGTTAGTTGATTTAAAGACTGAAATTTTAGCTGAATTACGGCAAATTAAGCAAAAGAAAGGAATTTAA
- the larB gene encoding nickel pincer cofactor biosynthesis protein LarB: MKQAELLNNLKKVAAHEITPQQAAEKLSEIDFTELNYAKIDTARKKRTGYPEVIYGAGKTPEQISGIATALKKQGQPVLVTRVTPEKATKVQEKVSDLNYNSTAQVMIWEPQPATHIGEIAIVTAGTSDIQVAEEAAVTAELFGNQVTRIYDVGVAGIQRLFAKLNVIRQAKVIIVIAGMEGALVSVVGGLVDQPVIAVPTSIGYGSNLNGMTPLLGMLNSCSAGISVVNIDNGFGAAYNASMINHLASKGGAR; the protein is encoded by the coding sequence ATGAAACAAGCTGAATTATTAAACAATCTAAAAAAAGTTGCCGCTCATGAAATCACACCTCAACAGGCAGCCGAAAAGTTGAGTGAAATTGATTTTACTGAATTGAATTATGCCAAGATAGATACTGCCAGAAAAAAGCGAACTGGTTACCCGGAAGTAATTTACGGAGCAGGTAAGACACCGGAACAAATCAGTGGGATCGCTACTGCATTGAAAAAACAGGGACAACCAGTCTTGGTTACTCGAGTAACACCCGAAAAAGCGACTAAAGTGCAAGAAAAAGTTTCTGATTTAAACTATAACTCAACTGCCCAAGTAATGATCTGGGAACCACAACCGGCGACTCATATTGGTGAAATTGCTATTGTTACTGCTGGAACTTCTGATATCCAAGTAGCGGAAGAAGCTGCAGTTACTGCCGAATTATTTGGCAACCAGGTAACTCGAATTTATGATGTTGGAGTTGCTGGTATTCAACGTTTATTTGCCAAATTAAATGTTATTCGGCAAGCAAAAGTAATCATTGTAATTGCGGGAATGGAAGGTGCCTTGGTAAGCGTTGTCGGGGGGTTAGTTGACCAGCCAGTAATTGCCGTTCCAACAAGTATTGGTTATGGTAGTAATTTAAACGGTATGACACCTTTATTGGGGATGTTAAACAGCTGTTCGGCAGGAATCAGTGTTGTTAACATTGATAATGGATTCGGTGCAGCTTACAACGCCAGTATGATTAATCACTTAGCCAGCAAGGGGGGAGCCAGATGA
- the larA gene encoding nickel-dependent lactate racemase, with protein MVEIKLPYDRGFVTAKIDSANFAGKLVSKAATYHAQLSEKELVEKSLDNPIGSPNLETLAKGKKNIVIISSDHTRPVPSKIITPILLRRLRQAAPTARIRILVATGFHRPSTHEELIAKYGEEIVANEEIVMHKSQADAEMVKIGQLPSGGDLIINKVAAEADLLISEGFIESHFFAGFSGGRKSVLPGISSYKTIMANHSGEFIADKHSRTGNLQHNPVHHDMVYAAKKAGLKFILNVVLDEDKKIIASFAGDLEAAHKKGTDFVGDLAGVKAIKSDITLTTNGGYPLDQNIYQAVKGMTAAEASNKQNGTIIIVAGCRDGHGGVGFYHNIADVNDPKEFLKAATNTPRLQTVPDQWTSQILARILSNHHVILVSDLVDPDLVTNMHMELATSIDQALASAFKREGQAAKVTVIPDGLGVIVKD; from the coding sequence ATGGTAGAAATTAAACTTCCATATGATCGTGGTTTTGTAACTGCTAAAATTGATTCAGCAAATTTTGCTGGAAAACTAGTTTCTAAAGCAGCGACTTACCATGCTCAACTTTCAGAAAAAGAGCTGGTTGAAAAATCACTTGATAATCCAATCGGCAGCCCTAATCTGGAAACCTTAGCTAAAGGCAAAAAAAATATTGTCATTATTAGCTCGGATCACACGCGACCGGTTCCATCAAAAATTATTACACCCATTTTATTGCGTCGTTTAAGGCAGGCAGCTCCAACGGCCAGAATTAGAATTTTGGTTGCTACAGGTTTTCATCGTCCTTCAACTCATGAAGAATTAATTGCAAAATACGGTGAAGAAATTGTTGCAAATGAAGAAATTGTGATGCATAAATCACAAGCAGATGCTGAGATGGTAAAAATTGGTCAATTACCCTCAGGTGGTGATTTGATCATCAATAAAGTTGCCGCTGAGGCCGACTTATTAATTTCAGAAGGTTTCATTGAATCACACTTTTTTGCAGGTTTTTCTGGTGGTCGCAAATCAGTTTTGCCAGGAATTTCTTCTTACAAAACAATTATGGCTAACCATTCAGGAGAATTCATTGCTGACAAACATTCACGGACGGGTAATTTGCAGCATAATCCGGTTCATCATGATATGGTTTATGCCGCTAAAAAAGCTGGTTTAAAATTCATCTTAAATGTTGTTTTAGACGAAGATAAGAAAATCATTGCCTCTTTTGCCGGTGATTTAGAAGCGGCCCACAAAAAGGGAACTGATTTTGTAGGCGATTTAGCTGGAGTCAAAGCAATTAAAAGTGATATCACTCTTACAACTAACGGTGGTTATCCTTTAGATCAAAATATTTATCAAGCAGTAAAAGGAATGACAGCTGCCGAAGCTAGCAACAAACAAAACGGGACAATCATTATTGTAGCTGGTTGCCGTGATGGTCATGGTGGTGTTGGGTTTTACCACAATATCGCAGATGTGAATGACCCAAAAGAATTTTTAAAAGCTGCGACTAATACACCACGCTTGCAGACTGTTCCAGACCAGTGGACTTCGCAAATTTTAGCTCGAATTTTGTCTAACCACCACGTAATTTTAGTTTCTGATTTAGTTGATCCAGATTTAGTAACCAACATGCATATGGAACTGGCAACCTCAATCGATCAAGCATTAGCTTCAGCTTTTAAGCGCGAAGGACAAGCGGCAAAAGTTACCGTAATCCCTGATGGTTTAGGCGTTATCGTTAAGGACTGA